The DNA window TCCTGGAAGGATCTTGATAATCTAAATGCCACCGTTGAACTGTACGGCAACCCTAACCATTTGAATTGACTTGACAGTTTTGCTCCAGACATTATATCCTTATGAGTTCACTTTAATTGCCGAGGGCAACCATAGAAGATTAGCCCTGACTATTTATACCATGGTGAGGATGATGTGTTAATTGAAATCCTCCTCCTTTTTATCACCATTGGGTTTTcaacagtgtttctgttctAAAGTCATAGAGGCAGTTTGTCACTCTAAAAAACAAGTTCACACATTTTTTGGCATAGTGTCAAAGTGCGACctttgtgtgtcatgtttctaCTTAAAGAAGTTCTGATTGATGATGTTTCTGAGATGTTTCTACTTGTTAGAACTGTGAGGACAAGATGTTGTGATGCAGAAACAACCAACACATGATAATGATCTAAAGCTTTTGGCATTTATTCACTGCAGCATAAATCCTTGGAAATAATGAACTAGGCTGTTGAGAGGTGTCTTGCAGGCAGGTTACAGAGTTGGAGTTTGGATCATTTTAATGACTTGCAGAGATGTTTTTCTGACACGGATCAATGTTTTAtcttacaaatacatttaaaaaaaaaaagtccttggTGCTGCTCTAATCTATGCACTTCATTTTCCCACAGCGCCTCTTTTGACTCGACAGTACGACTTTGGGATGTCGAGCGGGGGGTTTGTATTCACACTCTGACCAAGCACCAGGAACCCGTCTACAGCGTGGCCTTCAGCCCCGATGGCAAGCACCTGGCCAGCGGCTCCTTTGATAAGTGTGTCCACATTTGGAACACCACGGTGAGCATCTGATTTAAACTGAGGAAGAGTTATTGTTATCGGTAAATTGCGACAGAGTTGgtcatttatgtgtgtgcactgtTGTTTCAGACCGGAGCCTTGGTCCACAGCTACAGGGGCACTGGTGGGATCTTCGAGGTGTGCTGGAACGGCACTGGGGACAAAGTCGGTGCCAGCGCATCAGACGGCTCGGTATGCCAAATCGTTTACAACAGTTTGCAGCTCATCTATTCGTCTCCTTTTTTAGGGTTTTGTGCCAATACAATCAGCTCAGAAAATGTATGTCTAGTACCAAGAGAACAagaagtgttaaaaaaaaaaaaaaaaagacatgttgcTTGTAATGTATTATTAAAGCTACCTTATTTCTCCCCCTTAGGTTTGTGTTCTTGATCTCCGAAAATAGCGGACGTGAGACTTTGATGATGAATCCTGGAATGTGCAGCAAATTGCCTTCTTCTGACATCAGcaaacaaactgtcactgcTCGAGAAGAGCCGTAAGGtggaatgaaacaaaaccagtttaccgcagcagctgctgaggagcCGACACCAGCTGACTCCAGTGTACCTTACAGTTTGTcgatgtgtgttttatgatatGCCTATTTGAAACACGTCGGTCAAGAGATCCCCAAAACTGGACTGAATCCAACTCCCTGGGTGCATCCACGTTTTAAAAGGTTTCTAATGAGGAAGGGCTGCGATCCCTCCGGGCCTCTGGTCCAGCTGTTATCGGGGTGAAAGGGTGGAAACACAAAGATGAGTTTTATATAAAGAGAAAAGTGTTAATGAGACACACGTGTTTGGCTGTCAAAGGCAACAAATTGTGAAAGAAAGGTTGTGGTTTTAGATTTCCCTCTGAGCAAATGTTACTTCATGGGACGTGATAAAAGTAACAGATACTGAAGCACTGGTTTGTCAGAGGACAGGGTGCTGAACTCAACTCAGTGGATAATAGTTTTGTTTCAGGAGTGcttctcgttttttttttttttttggtctattTTCCACAGATGGACTTTTGAAAGTCAAAACTGAATGTGCCGCTGCAAGGTTAGTTCTTATCTCACGTTTAACACCAGGAAAACCTGCCAAGAAACAGTCCTAACCTCCTAAAATGACCTGCTCAGTTCACTCGAGATTAGAAAACGTCATTTTGTGGACAAGATGTGAAAAGTGGTTTACAAAGAgaattttctcccttttttggATGTAAATTTAAGAATGTAAAGATATGTAAATTAGATTAATACACAGActtatatactgtgtatatatgtttatatacagtacacttTATTGCCATCCTGTAGGGGCTCATTAATGGCTAGAGCGGTCACATCTTTGCTGACAAAACATGATGAGAACTCTTTTTAAACAAAGCGCATGTCTCATCAGCTCCTTTTTTAATACTCTTTTTCAAATGGGCCAATCACAACCCACCGCAAGTTCTTTTGTTCTTCAGCGAGTCGCAAATGGCATTGACGCAGATGTGTTAAGCAGCTTTGCTTTCCACTACTGATCCCTGAAAGCCACGGAGGAAATGTGCAACTCGGTCACCTGCATTCAGGGAATCCTCTGGGGGGGAATAGTCATCACAGTCCTCTGCTTGATTTCTGCTTTAACTGTGTATTTTATGTGGAACAGGACTTAATGCAGGAAAACAACTACTGCTTGATTAGcattaccatggtttctctttGGCACTTTCCTCTGAACAATCTACTGAAAATTCAGAGCACATTTTGGCCAGAAGGTGGAGGTGTGGAGGTCAAGCAAAAAGTCCTgctgttgctttaaaatgaaaaaaaaaaaaaaaaacctctgattGGTCTCGTTAAGACTCACCAAATGCTGCCAGATGATCAGATTTGGTCATATTTGAAATGCCTGTCTCGTGGGCAGTAAGTCTGCCTCCCTCTACTTAGTGGGATCTCATGTAAAAGATCTTCAAACTAACTCGCCACCACTTTggttagcctttttttttctggtcccTTTCCCTTTCTGTCGACTTCTGCTTGAGCTATGTGAAGTGCACTTTTTGTAATGGGCGGTTCAGCAAATGTTCAGATTGTGCTGAAAGTGAAGGgccaatgttttatttttgtctttttttttctccctctttttttaattgtcacaTTTGGATAttaaatgtccagtgtgtaggatgtAGGGGGATCTGTtcataaattatgttttcatgagcGTTTAAACACCTTAAACTAAGAATCGTGGTTTtcgttaccttagaatgagccttttatatctacagagggagccTTCgtgttttccacattttaagCGGCCGCTGTAGAGGAGGGTGAGGCGCTGTAACCTCACCACTAGGTGCTACTACATcctacacactggtcctttaacgGGTGGTTcattgttttctgactttttcatTTGAGAGCCATTATTGTCTGTGTCAGACTGAGAATTGGGCTGTGGGTCGGTGGCCTTTCTTGGCATGCTAAGGAGCCCAAAATGGAATAAGTGCTGtgacagtttctctctctctctcgctctctctctgtctctctcgcccTGGTCCAGGGTGTGGTCACCTGTTTCCAAGACAAAACGTTGAAGTCATTCAGTGTCTCAAATAAATCACTCTATTTTGATATCAGAAAACATGTAGACTGTGTCTTTAATTGAGTGCTTTTCAAAGCTCTGGTGTTTGAAATTGCAACGCAGCCCctcaaaagacaaagaaagtgGGACCAACGAAATCTTAAGAaatattttggatatttaatGTTAATGGTATAAAATGGATGTGTGCAAAAATACAAGATGGACAGTTGGAAATACAGTAAATTGACATTACATTCTTTTGGAGCTTCATGGAAAGATTGTGCATCACAAAACCAGTGTCTAATACAGCGAATTCTCCAGGAGAAATGTTTCAGCTATCagttattaatttaaaaaaaaaaaagtaattatcCAACTTTAGGACTGTTCAGCTGCACTACAGTGTATGTCAAACGAAACTGTGCtgcagacagatttaaaaagctTAGCAAGAAATCATCAAGAATTAGACTTATCCTGTCGCACTAACTAATGAAATCTCATGACCAGTTAATACCTGGACAATGGAGGCTAAGAGGAGACAGTCTAAAACAAAAGTAgctaatgaaataaaaacaatgtcacaCAGGAAAAGTAGAGGGAGGCGGGTTGTTGATGACCCCAGCTAGTGCCTCAAAGAGTTCTCCAAGGATTCTCCATCAGCGTCTACATCGTCATAGTCTCGTAGCTCGCTGGAAATGTTGATTTCAACTGTACTAGACTCTGAACCTAGCAAGACAAAATAGGGGCAGGTGTTACTGCACAGGACACCTTTCACAGCTCATAAAACTAGTGATCCGTTGAGATATTCACACATCCGTTCATCATAAAATGTGTGCGTGGattcacaaatgtattttgggAATTGTATCATgcaactgcagttttttttaatgtggacaTTTTAATTCTATTACATTACATCTGAGCCACGAGTCTTTTTCAGTCTGTACTCGCATTTGACCGAAAAAAACAGATCGAAGGCTTTATAAATGAGTAAAAAACATCAATCTTTTAAAAGATTAACTTTATTTCTGACTGAATAGTAacacaaaacagtgattttgtACATGATCCTCGtggtgcacaaacacaagcacgtATAAAACGGTATAAAATGCTTTACAAAAATCAtcccaaaatacatttcatcgTATCTCAACAGGTAGCTACTGCATCTCCGCGTCAAATGAggatttataaataaatacttcaATGCGCTTTTCTGCTTGAGTCACACTtgaaggataagttcatccaaaaatgaaaattcccTCATTATCTAATTAGCCCTGTGTCAATGGAGCGTCGGGGGAGGTTGTGTTATCcattacacaaaaacagcattgaAGCATTCTCCGAAACAACTGAAGTCAAaaacttgtttaaaacattaactaAATAActacaaaaggaaaagaaaaggctcTATTCAACTTGTCCAGTGTAATTAAAGTCCCAAGAAGCTGCAAGATCtcattgatttaaaacaagttattttctttttaagccaaaatcttcacagTAGCTGCTGAGCTTAAGGCAATAGCATGTGCCtcgtctgaagtgggtgcacgagcTCCACTGTGTCGAGAGggagggtgtaaataacgtccTTTTGAATCAATGGGTGGATCTTGTGACTTCCGCAGACTTGGATTGCGCCtgatggagccattttatgtggGTTTTGTTTAAGCTTAAGTTTAAGCTAAACAATTCCCCATCCACTCCAGTTGTTCCGGGGAATGCTGCAAAACTGCTTTgatgtgaaactccagaaattaactgtggactacaaaacatcACCTGAAGTTCTGCATGGGGATGAGCAGATGACTGAAATTTTAATTTGGGGGATGAAAAGAAGATCTTCTAACATAAAATCTTATAAAAGTGAGGCCAAATGTAATCCTTATTGTGATTATATTTATACCTCGAATGTTCTGTCTACCGTGACAGGTCAAGAATGCCCAGTGTGTCCAATGTCATCACTCGGCTAcaataaaagtataaatattGACATATCTTTTATCCAGAAAATGCAAATCAGTgtacagattacatgcagcacATAAGATTATATGCAGTGAGCGAGGACACAAGAATATTGATAAAACCAGGTAAAATATGCTCAGCTGCCAGTCAGATACAATTAGCTACACCTAAAGCATTCtaacacagcagccaaaggTGGCACACAGTGACGATGAAGTTGAACACACATCTTTCTTCTGAAGCTTGTTTTGTCAGATTGCATTTCTCTGAGCAAGGTGTCCCACAAAGATCGGCAGCTGGGTGTTTTTAACCTGGTTCATCCACGGCATGTTGTTaacagcctctcctctctctgcataTCATCTTACATCAGTAATGACATTTAAACGCTGTGATGACCTGGCACCCCAGCGGCGTGCTTGACAGAATTGTGCATACATATCGAGGTTGTACAGTAAACAAGCATGTCCTGCTACAGCGGATTACGAACAGTAGCAACACTGTTGTCTTCTGcttattatttatcaaaagAAATGCGTGACTTTGTGTGCGATGTGCAAGTATTTGatcatcaaactttttttttcctgctcagtaTCTCCAGAGCTCTGCAGCTGAGACCGATGCAATCACAAGAATACAAAAGCTTTCCCCAGTGGATGCTGTAGTGGTGTcacccaaaagaaaaacacatcagacatgGAGCACGGCATCAGGAGACGCCATGTGACGGAGCCTCACCAGCCCTGATACACAGGTGAGCTGTTAACGCCACTGAACGCCCAATTACCTTCTGAGAGGACGCTGATGCCGTCGGAGTGGTGCTGCCCGTTGCCCATCATGTTCTTCTTGGTTTCCTGGACGTGACTCTGGTAGAGCAGAGTGCTTCCCACCATGGGATTGTGGCCTCCTGCGTTGGGCACTGAGGTAGAAACGGAGTCCCAGGccagctccctcctcctctgcaggctgAAGTCCACGTCGAAGCCCGTCCAGCCGTGAAAGGCCAGCGTGTTGAGGAAAGCTTGCATGGGGTTCAGGATCCCCTGTGAGAgtgaaagcacagaaaaaaatgtgaggtGTTGGATAATGATAAAACCAACGCACTCCATTTTGTTTGCTGATATCTGTCCACCCACCATGATGAACCACGTGATGAGGGCTGCGTTTCTGATGTCCCTGAAGCCGTTGTCATTGATGTCCGTCTGCATCTCCAGGTAGAAGAGGAGGCTCTCGTTGATGATGTTGGGAACCCAGCTGAAACGTCACACACAAATAATATGTAAGAAACGTCAACAGCTGTAGGGTTACTCTACcaatttgacctttttttttgtttgtctttaaaggTCTTCTAGAGTATGACTgcaattgtaaaaaaaaaaaaatacagtacttTGTATACTTTCAATGACTGATAACTTGCCTCAAGTGACTAGTGGCTAAtttgcatcgtgggtaatgtaggcaccaggttttgaagaTGAGTGGATATGGTGGAAGTTGACATTGACCTCATGAGGTAATTCATGAGGCTGgctttagcttcatatttacaatatataaCATGAAAGTGCCGATCCTCACATCTAACTCTCGGCAATAAAGTATACAAGTATACTTctaaaaaaggtcaaaagttTTCCTGTAAGCGTATCTTCGATGATAAAAAACGGCAACATACCAAATAAAGAACACCAGCATTATCTTAAAGAAGCGTATTTTTATCTCAGTGGCCAGCCGCCTCTCGTTTTCAGTGTAGATCCCTTGTCGTCCTTTTAGTAAAGACGTCACTGTTGGTCGGACGGAGGAAGGAGGTGGTTAATGATGGTCATGTGTGAGAAAGTGTCCGACAGGAAGAGATCTCAGGGCGAGGAACTGACCTGCAGATATGGTGCGACTGAAGAAGACAGGATTGGCCACGAGGACGAGTAGCATCGGTGCGTACGTGGTGACATAGTGTGGGATGGCGTGCTGGAGGCCCTGTTCGCAACTGTGTGAAAAAAGCCATAACATAGCATAAAATAACCTTTGGCATTCACGtcacaaataaaagtaatataGTTTGCCAACAGCATGGCcgaaacaggaaaacagacatttttctaTCACCATAAATTGTCCCTTGTATATTTGACAGGTTATCCACAGGCGACTATTTTCCTCTTATGTCACATTCAGCTGAAACGCAGCAATAATGgcatgctgctgcagagaacCCTGACAGTAATTCATTTCACCTCTTCCCTGCTGTTCAGCAATTTAACAGACAACATTTGGGTTCACGTCGGAGGGACGCCAATATTTCAAGATTAAACAACCCCTTATTTACCTTTACACAAGCTACACAGCTGCTTCCCGGCTAACGTTACCATTTGATGACACAACAGGAAGTAACTGATCGAGGTGTGCTTTGACATTTCAGAACAAGCAAATCTGGCACCTTTCCAATGAAgaggttgaatgctaatgttagtttTTGGTAGGTAGCTAATAGGTTATCAAATATGTGCATATCACATTGAAATATGGCCTAATGTTCCTGGCCCAAAGTGGTGAAATGACATCCTCACATCATTTGAGCGTCCCACTCAAAAAgatttgtcttctttgtttgtctCATGACAAGACCAGCAGATGCTGAAAGGTGTGTGATGGCATAATAAGGAAGAACAAAGAGTCTCACTCAGAGATGGATGGGTAGTAGAGCATGGCCACTCCCTCGATGCACAACAGCACAGCCAGACCCCACGTAATCATGTGGTAGAGGATGATGGTGCTGATGGGGGAAGAGACAGAGTCATGAGACTGAGCTCACAACacatgctgcagctctgtatctttttttttttcccttttctgtgCCGGCAGCAAATGTAGAACACAGACTGGAGGGAGGAAAGCATTGTTTGGAACGCAAAAAGAATACTGAAATACTGTGACTCGGACTACTTTCTCTGCAATACATAATGAAAGAAGAAGCATTATGGGAGAAGTTCacccacaaatgaaaaaaaattctgtaTCCAATCACTCTCATGCTGATAGGAGAAAGTTGGGAAAGATTTGTAGTCCCACTAAACATTCCCAGAGTGCTGTAAGATTCTGCTTAACATTggaagtagatggggacttgccCATTTAATATAACTagtctggtgtaatccaagtctggCTTTTAAACTTGTGCGCCTACTTTAGACCGGGTGCTTGATTTGGACTATTAATGTGAAGACTTTGGCTTTCAATGGGGTATAAATAAcctattttcaaatcaatttgagatGTTGGGGTTTCcaagagacttggattatgctggtATAGATGCATAGAACCATCAAaccattttttgttgttgttttaaaagaagtacccatctacctcagttgttcaggagaatgctgcagccTTGTTTAGCTGTGAGgctccagattttttttttttccaattgagTAAAAAAACTCTCCTCATCTTTCCATCAGCAAAGCTGTGAGAAGAttgaaactgaattttcatttttgggagaACTTCCCTTTAAACCTCTCCTAGGCAGTGACACAAAGTGAGAGCCCAGCTTGAAGCGCGAGGTTCGGAGCACCTGATTCCTGCAGATGTTTTCACCACCAGGAAGACGTCAACGGCGTAACAAAAGGTCCACCAAAAAGAGGCGCTGAAAAACAACTGGATCCACATCTGTAACACACGAATTGGACACAGCATTGTCATTGTACATCATGGCTGTAATCATTCTGATGATGAAAAGTATGGGTGTAATTGTGCTTAATTATTGAGGCTTATCGGTTATGTGTGCCTTTTCAGTCTCACAAGATGCACTGTAGTAGCTTTACAGCATTAAGGCATTAAGGCAAATGACTGCTTTTACTCGTGGAATCCAAATTTTTCAGAGTGACCTCCCTTCCCTGTCAAATGTCAATTTCCTAGTCTAACTTGAACAAGAAGTATTTGCACGCTGGAGGTCTGAAGTGAACTGACAGCCGGACAAGGTGAAGCTTTGTCCTACGTACCGCACTGCCGACACAGAAGACCTCTGGCCAGACATCAGTGCTGTTGGCCACCGAGATGCTGTCGATGATGTTTGGCAGGCCGAGCCAGACGGATGACCTGATCATGATACCtggcagaggaaaacaacacatgatCTCCGACTGTAACTGTTGAGGAAATTAGGCGATTCCTGCTCGGCaaggcagaggggaggagtAAACAGGAGAGGGCATGTGAAATGATTTAACTTGTTTGTTCTTGGAATTATTAAGTCAATTTATTAATTGGAATCAGACACGGAGTCCTCGTAATAGCAGCTTTGTATCATGGAAATATGAACTGCCTCCAGGTGTGTTTTATGGGGGTGTTTCCATTTCCTACACCCTCACTGCGGAATGGAAAAATGGGAGCTCTCCCACAACCTTAATGTGATGCAGGCTGCACgctattgtttattttatttgagacGGTGCTTCACGCTGTTAGTTTGCAGCCGTGGACGCACATGACCTcatctgtctgcagagcagAGTTATGAATGAACAGTTCAAGTGTCGGCAGtagaatgtgaaaataatcGACAGCCTCTACgctttttttcttattacacGTCGTGTGGAACTTTCCATCACGAACGGCAGCCAACAAAAAGGGCTACCTGTAATTCACTGCAGCGGAAATGAAGACTTGTGATGATTATACATGTGTTATATTGTATCGTGCGGTGTGATATAATGGGGGGACAAATCATATTTATCGTCAGATCGGGGGGGCCGTGTTCCCCTTGTCCCCCTCTGGGATTTACACCTGTGTCTATCAGCATGCACCGTTGCTAAAAAGAGTCAGAGTCAACACATTCTTTCCATGAAACATTGGAATTACTCTTTAAccttttaagccccaagccaattttctagggttagggtgaagtttgatgtttagttatttgagtagtgtttgggctgtgtttgggtcatgtaaacatgttttttatacattgtagcccagcttcttctgtttaatttgatataaaatatgactatattctttcataattagtgcagtagtggctctgtggttgttctgcatgtcttaagggttagggttaaaaaccccaaggtccccAAATTGGGGTTAATAGAGATTTTATATGTTGCGTTGTTGAATTGGGCAGGCCATGTCATGCTCGAGGCTAAGAAGGAGGCGATTTACCCAGAGAGAATTATGGCATCTAGAAATACGTCCAGCGGGGCCAGTCAGAGTTCATTCCCATTATGTTATAACTTATCTTACAGAATTGATAAATGTGCAGAATCTTAACTTTTTGAATTTCAAACGCTGACATGAGatgactttaaaaacaaacaaacaaaaaaacccactgtgAACCAGAACACTGAAATCCTAAATAAATAGGTTCCAACTGTGCTCACCAAAAGGCCTGTGCTCATCTTCTTTGAGTAAAAAACCTTTTATATTCTAGTGATGAAGGTGACTGTTTGCACAAACTGGGTTAAGGTTAAGAAGCAATCAGGTGCAGGTGTTTCCTTAATGCTACTTATCTATCTGTTGATTAAATTGCTAATGCATTAATGTATAAAGCGAGGGTACAAATATTCGTTGTATGtgttattatgttttgtttatgtaccTCTTTTATTATCCTGATACTGTATGTGTACAAGCAGCTACCTCTTGATGTAAACCTGCAAACTGTGATGGAATTAAGtccaaaaaaagaacaatgctGCTTTCAGCTCAACTCATGCCAATAAAAACGGAGGTTTGCAGTTATGAGTCATTTCGTGAATCACTGGAGAGGAGCACGGTTCATCCTTTCGCTCTGAAATAAGCTGCTTCTCTATTTTGCACAAACTTCCTCAGAGCTGAGATCTGAGTTTGTACAGTTTGTAATCAGGTTGGAAAAAGAGTGACTTTTTTCACAGCCGGCTTTATTGAATCCATCCAACAGCTCATGTGGGATCACTTTACACTGGCAAAACAAATCTTTTGCTTTTTGATGGCAgataaatgtcattattttttaacaCAATTACCTTTATCTAATTTCCTGCTTGCCTTCAAGGGGCTTTTGCTTGTAATATCCCACCAACGCACATTGCTgctgaaagaagaaaactgcATGTGCATCTGTAAAAGACAGTTTTTCACAGCTGTACAAcatgtctcctctgtgtttggATAAACATGGCGCATATTTGCGTGCGTAACTGGCACCAGCAAGCGACCACGTTGCTTCCTCTCCCTgtaaaggaagaaaacaaaaaaaaaagtaggtcaGCCTTTCTTTACCTGCGCATCCCAGTATGTCACATacactgatgatgaagaggatCCTGGAGGAGGACGTTGGCCTGGGCAGAGGATACTGTCCCAGTCGTCTGTATCCTTTGTGTTTCGgcagaagctgcagcacagcGAACGCGAGGCTCAGAGCCGCGCTACCCAAACTCAACGCCCCGAACAAGACGGGCT is part of the Acanthopagrus latus isolate v.2019 chromosome 9, fAcaLat1.1, whole genome shotgun sequence genome and encodes:
- the gpr143 gene encoding G-protein coupled receptor 143 isoform X2, translating into MASPRLETFCCPNRDAATEFAVSFQPVLFGALSLGSAALSLAFAVLQLLPKHKGYRRLGQYPLPRPTSSSRILFIISVCDILGCAGIMIRSSVWLGLPNIIDSISVANSTDVWPEVFCVGSAMWIQLFFSASFWWTFCYAVDVFLVVKTSAGISTIILYHMITWGLAVLLCIEGVAMLYYPSISDCEQGLQHAIPHYVTTYAPMLLVLVANPVFFSRTISAGRQGIYTENERRLATEIKIRFFKIMLVFFICWVPNIINESLLFYLEMQTDINDNGFRDIRNAALITWFIMGILNPMQAFLNTLAFHGWTGFDVDFSLQRRRELAWDSVSTSVPNAGGHNPMVGSTLLYQSHVQETKKNMMGNGQHHSDGISVLSEGSESSTVEINISSELRDYDDVDADGESLENSLRH
- the gpr143 gene encoding G-protein coupled receptor 143 isoform X1; protein product: MASPRLETFCCPNRDAATEFAVSFQPVLFGALSLGSAALSLAFAVLQLLPKHKGYRRLGQYPLPRPTSSSRILFIISVCDILGCAGIMIRSSVWLGLPNIIDSISVANSTDVWPEVFCVGSAMWIQLFFSASFWWTFCYAVDVFLVVKTSAGISTIILYHMITWGLAVLLCIEGVAMLYYPSISDCEQGLQHAIPHYVTTYAPMLLVLVANPVFFSRTISAVTSLLKGRQGIYTENERRLATEIKIRFFKIMLVFFICWVPNIINESLLFYLEMQTDINDNGFRDIRNAALITWFIMGILNPMQAFLNTLAFHGWTGFDVDFSLQRRRELAWDSVSTSVPNAGGHNPMVGSTLLYQSHVQETKKNMMGNGQHHSDGISVLSEGSESSTVEINISSELRDYDDVDADGESLENSLRH